A segment of the Epinephelus fuscoguttatus linkage group LG23, E.fuscoguttatus.final_Chr_v1 genome:
AATGAGCATCAAAGATCTCAATACGTTAATACGTAGAGTTTGTAACACAAGAGACTTTAAACTACTTTTACCTGTGGAAACTTTTAATCACATGATAGTCACATGATAGTCACATGAGCCTCggtgctgagctgctgctgctgcacaagtGACAACAATCAGACACCAAACATGCAGagaaacagaacaataaatcaaaattacagctcaaaaaaagtcagaatcaaaaatacaacCATGACAGTGTAAGTCTAAGAAGTTGAGGACAACCACTGCTCGACCCGGAGAAGAATAACCACGGTGCTGGAAGCATCAGTGAGTCCAGACCTTGATCAGAGCACATGTACTCTGTGTGCACAGATCTGCTCCAACAATACGTCTCACATCAGCCTGTTCACGTCGTCAAACACCACCGCCTTCACAGTGATGTCAGCATCAGACAGCGACGcctaaaggcccatttatgctccctttacgtatgaaaatgtatacgtccgtttcaaacgatgtcaccgtcactgcccacacaCTTCCATGCGTcgtttacgttggcatggatgttaaccaatatatccaccagggggcagcccagagtcaaacgattatgacaacaacaaactcaaaaacaaacatggcgactgtggaggagatattgatgatgtacctcttgcataaaagacaaaaacagaggcagcgttgtaggaggcggtggttggtgaggccgttaaatacatcgcgactggaggacggagaattcttttctctagtgctgccgatgagagaaactgACGACGAGCGTCATTTCCAGAACTTTGGGATGTCCACCGGGGCATTCGATAACTTGCTTCGCCGGGTGGCCCCCCCATCCAGCATGAGGCAGAGCGACTAGCTGTCACCCTGCGCTTCTAGCTACAGAAATCAgccagtagtgatggccaaatgaagcctcatgaaccactgtctttattctcTGAAGCCACTGgatggcgctgtctgttcaacacaggtttgaaagcacacttcactgtcagtccttcagcctttagctttaaaccaagagcgccatctggtggagTCGGAAAATAGAtaaagtggttcatgaggcttcatttggccatcactatcaGCCAGCAAGCTTTGGCAGCAAGTTTCGagccattgttatttcttcttcgtgtctcactagagctacgtatcaggtagtgacagcaacactgcccccacggttcccggtggtactgcgctgtttggcccgtatccataagctttatggaaacgtgcagaaatacggacgaaatgaacgcagagcacggacagaaggctccgtctgtatctggatccgtatttaacgttgagcataaatgggccttaaagTGACCTGTCATGGCGTAGTGATGCACTCTTGGACAGAATCAGTGATGAGACAGACTGTCACCCCGGCGcccactgctgctgtgatgtTATGTCACATATTTATGTCAGTTATGTGACACACCTGCATCACGTATTCAACTGACTTTAATcccaaacatgtttgttttttctaaccTAACCAAGTGGTGTTGTTGCCTGAGCCGAACAGTGTCTGTCTGACAAAGTGAACCAGGTGTTACATGTGTCAGTCACGTGACCGTGGAGGGGACGACCGGGGACACAAGAGTGTTGACAGAGAACAGAAagtgatgatgaaaataatacaGTACTTTCTGACCGTCAGTGTTTGAGTCTGAAATGAACTTTTTCTGCCAGAATCACAGCAGTGTTGgtgattattatttatcatcaacacattctgtttcctctgttagCTGAGTGTAGTTCAAGAAGGGACGGTGAAGATCAATAAATTCACATGGTATAAAACACCACACAGCACAAAACTGACACAACAACATGAAATCAATGTGTGAAGAACAGTTTAAAAGATGAGACTTTAACATGATGTTTTAGTCACATGAATGTAATGATGATCACATTCATGACTCAGTGCTGAAACCTGAGGCCAAACTGTGCTCCTGTCACTGGTGTAAAGTGGGCGGGGCTCAGTTTGAAAAAGGTGATGTCAGGTACTTGTGAGCACCAATCAGGATGAAGCAATATTTGAACCAAGATCAGGTGACAGTTGGTGGACTGTTAGCACatgtgatggccaaatgaagccacTGGATGGCGCCGTCTGATCAACAAAGGACTGAAAGCACACGTCACTGTCAGTCCTTCAACCAAgagcgccacctggtggagTCAGATAATAAAGAGTGGTTCATCAGCAGAGAGCACACAGTCAGCAGTTTTTCATTATCAAACTCTCAGCTTTGATTGTTGCTAATTAATATTCAATCTTTCAGATAATCacttaataattaataatcacatttggtccttttcagccgtCTGAACAGACTCAGAGCGGTGACTCAACATTTTTTGCACATATGTGAACGCTCTGAGAGATCTCAGACCCCTCTTGAGTTCGGTTCACTTCAAGTCCACCATGAGGTTCACTAACTGTGCactgtgaacacaaagtgctccaggttcactttgctctttgccTTTGAGTTCAGCCGTCTAGATCACATGATGTTGACCTGGGACGCtttaacaaacagacaaaaccatgttgatctgtaacgctgacaagGACGCAGCACGAGGAGCAGTTTGTCAGAGTGAAACCAAACTATGTCAGTATGCATTATATAGAAGAGGACTGAGGCCTCTTTCTGTTGGGCCACTTTCTGGTGCACTTTAAGGGTGcgttcacacctgtcctgtcctgttcGGTtggtttgtgcaggtgtgaacacaccctGAACCCACCACACGTGACCACAGTGAACTTTATGAGATGAGACACCAGGAGCGCTGCAgctcttccctctctgtctctacctgCTGCAGTCGTTCATGTAGCTGCTTCATGTCAGTCTTTAATGTCATTGTTCTCTCtgtcagcagcttcagacctTCTGCCTCTCTACTCTGCAGCACCCTCTCTGTGttcagctgcagctgctccagctcttccttcctcctctccagctGCCACTGGACTCTTAACAGCCTCTGCTTGTCTCTCAAATATTCCTCAGTGCTGCGGATTTCCTGTCTTTCTTCACACTCTGCTATGTTCCTCTCCAGGACCTGAAGCTTCTCCCTGATCTTCTCCATCTCCGTCTGCACGTCTTCCAGATCCAGTCTGAACTGCTCCCTCTGGTTCTCCAGTATCCTCATGATGCTGGAGAACCCAAAGTCCATGACGTTAGCAATGCTCTGGACCACATCCTGAAGGCTCCTCTCTGACATGACGAGTCTTTGCTCGAGGGCTGCCTTGTTTTCATCCAGAgctctcattttcttttcttctccagAGGAACAACGAGAGAGAACGtcagattaaaaacaaacatgtgcTCTAATTCAGCAAAGGTTTTACATCTTCAGCAGCCTGCTGAGCTTCTGTCATTAACACAAACACTATTCTCTGCGTCACTGTATCTGAACTGAGGGTTAATCCCTGTCAGTCCAAAGTGTCTGCAGATGTTTCAGGGACACTCTGACGCTCAATCTGTGAAACCGTCTGCATGTTGTAACTAAGCTTTTCTTCAGCTCTGTGTCTGCAACATAATAGCTGAGAGATCACATTCAGACAGGGAACTGACTTTCTGTCCTCCCCTGGCCTTCAGGAAACTCAAATGCTGCTACTTCCTGTTGGTCACGTGACttgtgtgatgtcacagactTGTACAGAGGGGACGTGTCAGGTGAGTTAAAGCTGGGGACTcgactgtgtgtttcaggttCCTAAACATGATCCAGTCTTTACTGGAACAGAACAGAACCAACAGTTTTCACTTCAGTCTGAAGGTGTGTGAGAAGacactgtgacctctgacccagcAGAGAATGTCAAACCTCAGGGAGCTTCTGTGGATAAACTCTGAGCCAGACTTTAATTTGGATTTGATCCACAAACCTGCTGCAGGTCATGTTATTATAAACTCTGTGGGTTTAACAGCCAGGTAAACGTTGAGCCAACAAACAAGAAGGTTCAGCAAAGAGGCTCCGGCAGAGTGTGAGGGGAAACTAACGTGGCAAGTGGATGTGACGCAGTGGGAGAGCTGGTGCAGCCTGGATCTGCTGATCAGGGTGGTAAAGGGCACCTGCTGGGGGCCACTGTTGGTTCCCAGTCCcctcatcatgtttttgtatttaaataaaatatgtctGGTTACATTATGTTGCAGGCTGTGCATCATGTTGTGTTGCCGAGCTTCCTGAGCAGGTTCAGACGGGTTCAGACAGGAGGCTGCCGGGTTTATTCACTGTCTGATTTatagcttttgttttgttgcatgAACTGTCAGACGGGGTTAAttgtgctgtttgctgctgacttggtgttttcttttgtgtctttgttggtttTGCACTCCTCGACTATTTTGATCACCAAAAGCGAAGATTATAAACTCGTCTTGCACTCAGCTGATGAACTGGAAACTGATTTTACTCGTGGaattatttttgtaataaataaagatttctATTTTGAATGTGATGCAGCTTCTGGGGTGTATTTACTAGTGTTGTTGTACTCGAGATCGGCCTTTTTTGAGGGTCTTGGTCTCGTCTCGGAATCAAGGGCATTTTAACTCGGTCTTGTCTCGGTCTCGGACTGGGCGGACTCAGGTTTTTTGAACGAGACGGGTCGAGACCACCACTGATGCTTTTTGTCCGTGCTTTACTGATAAGAGTGAAAAAGACCATCTCAGAAACAGCTGATAACTTCAAATCATTGGCAGCATAAAGATTTCccggctgcagctgctgcctgcCCGCTGTCAGTGTGAGGGACTGACACGCCTCCTGCACACAGAGGATGGAGACGGCAGGAGGAGATGCTGCGTGAACTCCTCGTCCTGAAAGATGTCTGCCAACAATTATTAAGTTTGGtttcacacaacacaaagagttcatttgtaacacTCAGCGAAAACACTCGGCAGTGTGCAAATTCTGCAGCTCTCTGAAACCACTGGGACGACGTCAGACTCTTCCTCGTCACCTCGAGAGGAAGCACCATCaggaaggaaaagagagagagggaggaaggaaggaaagaaggaaggaaggaaggaggggggaaagaaagagagaaggaggaagggaggaaggaaaacaggaaggaaggagggagggaggaaagacagggagggaggagaagaaggaaggaaaagagaaagagaggaaggaaggaaaggaggaaggacggaagggaggaaagaaagacaggaggagggagggaggaaggaaaacaggaaggaaggaaggaaggaaggaaggaaggaagggaaggaggatggaggaaagaaagagagaaggacgGAGGGAGGACGGAAaacaggaaggaaggagggagggagggatggaggaagggaaggaggaaggaaggtAGGGAGGAAAGAcggagggaggagaagaaggaaggaaaagagaaagagaggaaggaaggaaaggaggaaggacggaagggaggaaagaaagacaggaggagggagggaggaaggaaaacaggaaggaaggagggagggagggatggaggaaggaaaggaggaaggacggaagggaggaaagaaagacaggaggagggaggaaggaaaacaggaaggaaggagggagggagggatggaggaagggaaggaggaaggaagggaggaaagacagggagggaggagggaggaaagaaagagagaaggagggagggaggaaggaaggacagaaggaagggaggagggagggatggaggaaggaaggaagggaaggagggaggaaagaaagagagaaggagggagggaggaaggaaaagaggaaggaaggagggagggagggatggaggaagaaaggaaggaagggaggaaggacaGGAGAAAGGAAGGgaagaaagacagggagggaggagaagaaggaaggaaaaaagagaaagggaggaaggaaggaaagaaggaaggacggaagggaggaaagaaaaagggaaggagggagggaggaaggaaggagagaaggaggaaggaaggagagaaggaagagTCAGAACAGATGGGGACCCCGGAGGACAATACAAAGGTTAATTTCTTGTTCTTTACTGTTTTTCGTTCCCTCTCTGTGAAATGAAAGGGTTATTGTGACTcgtcaggtcaggtcaggttTGATATGGTGAACTTTGTCACAAAGTGAATCAACAAGTTTGCTGAGAGTTGTTTCATTGTGCTCTGCAACAACAGAGCAggtattgtttttgttgttttattgatttaaataataaaaactcacattttcatgttttcttatGATTTTCCTTTGATATATATGATCTCTGAAATGTCTCTGTCTCTAAATGTCTCGGTCTTGTCTCGGTCTCGACCTCTAAATGTCTCTAAATGTCTCGGTCTCGACCTCTAAATGTCTCCACTTCTAAATGTCTCTAAATGTCTCGGTCTCGGCCTCTAAATGTCTCGGTCTCGGTCTCGACCTCTAAATGTCTTGACCTCTAAATGTCTCTAAATGTCTCGGTCTCGACCTCTAAATGTCTCGACCTCTAAATGTCTCTAAATGTCTCGGTCTCGGTCTCTAAATGTCTCGGTCTCGGTAATGTCTCGGTCTCGACCTCTAAATGTCTTGACCTCTAAATGTCTCTAAATGTCTCGGCCTCTAAATGTCTCGGTCTCGGTAATGTCTCGGTCTCGACCTCTAAATGTCTCTAAATGTCTCGGTCTCGACCTCTAAATGTCTCGACTTCTAAATGTCTCTAAATGTCTCGGTCTCGGCCTCTAAATGTCTCGGTCTCGGTAATGTCTCGGTCTCGACCTCTAAATGTCTCCACTTCTAAATGTCTCTAAATGTCTCGGTCTCGGCCTCTAAATGTCTCGGTCTCGGTCTCGACCTCTAAATGTCTTGACCTCTAAATGTCTCTAAATGTCTCGGTCTGGGTCTCTAAATGTCTCGGTCTCGGTAATGTCTCGGTCTCGACCTCTAAATGCCTTGACCTCTAAATGTCTCTAAATGTCTCGGCCTCTAAATGTCTCGGTCTCGGTAATGTCTCGGTCTCGACCTCTAAATGTCTCTAAATGTCTCGGTCTCGACCTCTAAATGTCTTGACTTCTAAATGTCTCTAAATGTCTCGGTCTCTGCCTCTAAATGTCTCGGTAATGTCTCGGTCTcggtcttgactacaacactaGTATTTACCTTACTGTGACTGAACCtgttgcatgtgtgtgggaTGTGCCACGCTAACTCTAATAACATACATGTAGACGATGTTCAAACTGAATtcacccaataataataataataataatcataatgtgAAGGATTATATTTGATCCAGTCCTGCTGTGTCAGTAGTCTCGGTAGTTTTTATTCAGGTTTTACATGTTGTATGTTTAAGTTGcagtgaggagacacagtgCAGGACACTCTGCTGCATCATATCAAATATTATACAGACTCGTCTCATGTGTCTCTGTACGGTcctggagacagacaggacaccGACTGAGCAGAGCGTCCCCTCACATCAACAGCCTACAGGGACAGATGAGTCGACTCACTGATCTCCCGACATTTCCAAATCCACGTAGCAAAGACAGTCACTGccatggtgatggtgatggtgatggtgctGACGGTCGCAGCAGAAGATCTTGACGGGAACATGATGAAATGATCTGATACAAgaaaacacaagacaacagGATCATTTCTGTCCTGACCTGAAAACTGTTTCTACAGCAGACCTGCATGTTTCCCTGGAGATATATTTAAGAGAGGTCACTgtgatttttattgtatttaaccTTTGTTCTGCTCCACTGAGACAAGATGACGGCATGATGAGTTTTACCATTAAAGACCATTTGGTGAAAACAATCTGAATTAATTCCTTCCAACATCAAAGATTAAAACAGAAGAGAGAATAGGATTAAGTTAATCTGAGACTCACTGATGATCACGTCTCCACGTGTACGCaccagacacagacccagaaaAATGAAAGCAGCCAACGACGACACAAGAAGAAGATCTTTACAGGATGAAACCATCTGAA
Coding sequences within it:
- the LOC125884236 gene encoding chromosome partition protein Smc-like — protein: MVSSCKDLLLVSSLAAFIFLGLCLVRTRGDVIINHFIMFPSRSSAATVSTITITITMAVTVFATWIWKCREIKKKMRALDENKAALEQRLVMSERSLQDVVQSIANVMDFGFSSIMRILENQREQFRLDLEDVQTEMEKIREKLQVLERNIAECEERQEIRSTEEYLRDKQRLLRVQWQLERRKEELEQLQLNTERVLQSREAEGLKLLTERTMTLKTDMKQLHERLQQVETEREELQRSWCLIS